The following coding sequences are from one Streptomyces sp. NBC_01232 window:
- a CDS encoding SDR family oxidoreductase has protein sequence MGNFLAGKVVAVTGAGRGIGRAVALAAAAEGAKVVVNDYGVGIEGAEPSSEIADGVVKEILAVGGEAVAVADDISTMAGGQRLVDTALAQYGRIDGVVCVAGILRERMLFNMAEEEWDPVIATHLKGTFTVFRAASAVMRRQGSGTLIGFTSGNHQGSVAQANYSAAKGGIISLVRSAALGLAKYGVTANAVAPVARTRMSANVPMELKEIGEPEDVAALVTYLLSDRARAEDITGQVYTIAGPKIAVWAQPRELRAGYAEGAWTPEKIADFLPGTVGTDPMPMLAQLEAMAKAAAAKDRPNA, from the coding sequence GTGGGGAACTTCTTGGCAGGCAAGGTCGTCGCCGTCACCGGCGCCGGCCGGGGCATCGGGCGGGCCGTGGCACTCGCCGCGGCCGCCGAGGGCGCCAAGGTCGTCGTCAACGACTACGGGGTCGGGATCGAGGGCGCGGAGCCCAGCAGCGAGATCGCCGACGGCGTGGTGAAGGAGATCCTGGCCGTCGGCGGGGAGGCCGTCGCCGTCGCCGACGACATCTCCACCATGGCGGGCGGCCAGCGCCTCGTCGACACCGCACTCGCGCAGTACGGCCGCATCGACGGCGTCGTGTGCGTGGCCGGCATCCTGCGCGAACGGATGCTGTTCAACATGGCCGAGGAGGAATGGGACCCGGTCATCGCCACCCACCTCAAGGGCACCTTCACCGTGTTCCGCGCCGCCTCCGCCGTCATGCGCCGGCAGGGCTCGGGCACCCTGATCGGCTTCACCAGCGGCAACCACCAGGGCTCCGTCGCCCAGGCCAACTACAGCGCGGCCAAGGGCGGGATCATCTCGCTCGTCCGCTCCGCCGCGCTGGGCCTGGCCAAGTACGGGGTCACCGCCAACGCCGTCGCACCCGTCGCCCGCACCCGCATGTCCGCGAACGTCCCCATGGAGCTCAAGGAGATCGGCGAGCCCGAGGACGTGGCCGCGCTCGTCACCTACCTGCTCAGCGACCGGGCCAGGGCCGAGGACATCACCGGGCAGGTCTACACGATCGCCGGCCCGAAGATCGCCGTCTGGGCGCAGCCGCGCGAGCTGCGCGCCGGCTACGCCGAGGGCGCCTGGACGCCGGAGAAGATCGCCGACTTCCTCCCCGGCACGGTCGGCACCGACCCGATGCCGATGCTCGCGCAGCTGGAGGCCATGGCCAAGGCGGCGGCCGCCAAGGACCGCCCCAACGCGTAG
- a CDS encoding Zn-dependent alcohol dehydrogenase — protein MRGVVFDGKQAQVVDDLEIRDPGPGEVLVAIGAAGLCHSDLSVIDGTIPFPPPVVLGHEGAGVVEAVGPGVTHVVPGDHVALSTLANCGACADCDRGRPTMCRKAIGMPGQPFSRGGKPLFQFASNSSFAERTIVRAVQAVKIPADIPLTSAALIGCGVLTGVGAVLNRARVDRGETVVVIGTGGIGLNVLQGARIAGATTIVAVDANPAKEAVARQFGATHFIDASAVADSSAAVREILPTGADHAFECVGSVKLIRQAIDLLDRHGQAVLLGVPGFREEASFLVSSMYLDKTIMGCRYGSSRPQRDIALYAELYRQGRLLLDELVTEVYPVEDFAKAADDAHHGRVARGVLTF, from the coding sequence GTGAGAGGCGTCGTGTTCGACGGCAAGCAGGCCCAGGTGGTCGACGACCTGGAGATCCGGGACCCGGGGCCGGGGGAGGTGCTGGTGGCGATCGGGGCGGCCGGGCTGTGCCACAGCGACCTGTCGGTGATAGACGGGACGATTCCGTTCCCGCCGCCGGTGGTGCTGGGGCACGAGGGCGCGGGCGTCGTGGAGGCGGTGGGTCCGGGCGTCACGCACGTGGTGCCGGGCGATCACGTGGCGCTGTCCACGCTGGCCAACTGCGGGGCCTGCGCGGACTGCGACCGGGGCCGGCCGACGATGTGCCGCAAGGCGATCGGGATGCCGGGGCAGCCGTTCTCGCGGGGCGGGAAGCCGCTCTTCCAGTTCGCCTCCAACTCCTCCTTCGCGGAGCGGACGATCGTCCGCGCCGTGCAGGCGGTGAAGATACCGGCCGACATCCCGCTGACCTCGGCGGCGCTCATCGGCTGCGGGGTCCTCACCGGGGTGGGGGCGGTACTGAACCGGGCGCGCGTGGACCGTGGTGAGACGGTGGTCGTCATCGGCACCGGCGGCATCGGGCTGAACGTCCTGCAGGGGGCCCGGATCGCGGGTGCCACGACGATCGTGGCGGTGGACGCGAACCCGGCGAAGGAGGCGGTGGCCCGGCAGTTCGGGGCCACGCACTTCATCGACGCGTCCGCGGTGGCCGACTCGTCGGCGGCGGTGCGCGAGATCCTGCCGACCGGCGCCGACCACGCCTTCGAGTGCGTGGGCAGCGTCAAGCTGATCCGCCAGGCGATCGACCTCCTGGACCGGCACGGGCAGGCGGTCCTGCTCGGTGTGCCCGGCTTCCGGGAGGAGGCGTCCTTCCTCGTGTCGTCCATGTACCTCGACAAGACGATCATGGGCTGCCGGTACGGTTCCTCGCGCCCGCAGCGCGACATCGCCCTGTACGCCGAGCTGTACCGGCAGGGCCGGCTGCTGCTGGACGAGCTGGTGACCGAGGTCTATCCGGTCGAGGACTTCGCCAAGGCCGCGGACGACGCCCATCACGGGCGGGTGGCGCGCGGGGTGCTGACCTTCTGA
- a CDS encoding VOC family protein gives MLGTDFTTGSPNWLDLGSPDTEAAVAFYGAVLGWDFASAGPEAGGYGFFQVDGKTVAALGPLTEEGATSAWMQHFMTSDIQATTEAVRAAGGQVRMEPGDVMGEGWLAHYTDPQGAEFACWQPGKTAGLQLTSAPNSLVWTELHVGDPAADLAFYTGLFGWRSAEMPAPGMTYQVLSTADGDQEDASFGGIAPHMGGEGDRARWTPYFHVTDVDATVAVARANGGSVVMPATDLPDVGRIAWLADPAGAVFALLKPDPQM, from the coding sequence ATGCTCGGCACCGACTTCACCACCGGATCACCCAACTGGCTCGACCTGGGGAGCCCCGACACCGAGGCGGCGGTCGCGTTCTACGGCGCCGTCCTCGGCTGGGACTTCGCCTCCGCCGGTCCCGAGGCGGGCGGCTACGGCTTCTTCCAGGTGGACGGGAAGACCGTCGCCGCGCTCGGACCGCTCACCGAGGAGGGGGCGACGTCCGCCTGGATGCAGCACTTCATGACCTCCGACATCCAGGCCACCACCGAGGCCGTCCGTGCCGCCGGCGGGCAGGTACGGATGGAGCCCGGGGACGTCATGGGCGAGGGATGGCTGGCCCACTACACCGACCCGCAGGGCGCCGAGTTCGCCTGCTGGCAGCCCGGGAAGACCGCCGGACTCCAGCTGACGTCCGCCCCGAACTCGCTGGTCTGGACGGAACTCCACGTCGGGGACCCCGCCGCCGACCTGGCCTTCTACACCGGCCTGTTCGGATGGCGCAGTGCCGAGATGCCCGCGCCCGGGATGACGTACCAGGTCCTGAGCACCGCCGACGGGGACCAGGAGGACGCCTCCTTCGGCGGGATCGCCCCGCACATGGGCGGCGAGGGCGACCGGGCGCGCTGGACGCCGTACTTCCACGTGACGGACGTCGACGCCACCGTCGCGGTGGCCAGGGCGAACGGCGGGTCGGTCGTCATGCCGGCCACCGACCTCCCGGACGTCGGCCGGATCGCCTGGCTGGCCGACCCGGCCGGAGCGGTGTTCGCGCTGCTCAAGCCCGACCCGCAGATGTAG
- a CDS encoding TOPRIM nucleotidyl transferase/hydrolase domain-containing protein, whose amino-acid sequence MADMRALREAVDEWAGGGTGEAAGELAAHLNVRTAVLLEGPSDLAAVEALAERRGRDLAAEGVCVVSMGGAMSVARYTGLLGPPGLGLRLTGLCDENEQPFYDRALERAGAPREGFFVCVADLEDELIRALGTPRIEDILRAEGELRSWQTFVRQPAQRGRARPQQLRRFLGTTKGRKIRYGRLLAEALAPEEVPAPLDGLLASV is encoded by the coding sequence ATGGCGGACATGCGGGCATTGCGGGAAGCGGTCGACGAGTGGGCGGGCGGCGGCACCGGCGAGGCCGCGGGCGAGCTGGCCGCCCACTTGAACGTACGGACGGCGGTCCTGCTGGAGGGCCCCAGCGACCTCGCGGCCGTCGAGGCGCTCGCCGAACGGCGCGGCCGCGACCTCGCCGCCGAGGGCGTGTGCGTCGTGTCGATGGGCGGCGCGATGAGCGTGGCCCGCTACACCGGCCTCCTCGGCCCGCCCGGCCTGGGCCTGCGCCTGACCGGACTGTGCGACGAGAACGAACAGCCCTTCTACGACCGCGCCCTGGAGCGGGCCGGAGCTCCCCGCGAGGGCTTCTTCGTGTGCGTGGCGGACCTGGAGGACGAACTCATCCGCGCCCTGGGCACCCCGCGGATCGAGGACATCCTGCGGGCCGAGGGCGAGCTCCGCTCCTGGCAGACCTTCGTACGCCAGCCCGCCCAGCGCGGCCGGGCCCGGCCGCAGCAGTTGCGGCGCTTCCTGGGCACGACGAAGGGCCGCAAGATCCGCTACGGCCGCCTCCTCGCCGAGGCCCTCGCCCCCGAAGAGGTACCGGCCCCGCTCGACGGTCTCCTCGCGAGCGTGTGA
- a CDS encoding enoyl-CoA hydratase/isomerase family protein — translation MTGTPEDEVLHRIDNGVAWITLNRPEAMNAVTWDQRERVIALLAEASADPAVRAVVITATGKGFCAGADLRGSPGGAAAGERIAGDVARMIRLGAQRLITAVLDCEKPVLAAVNGTAAGIGAHLALACDLVIAAEPARFIEVFVRRGLVPDGGGAYLLPRLVGPQKAKELMFFGDAVPAAEAERLGLVNRVVPAEELEATVRAWAERLAQGPTRALAMTKQLVNASLDGDRAAALAAEATAQEINMTTADANEGVASFVERRTPKYLGR, via the coding sequence ATGACCGGCACCCCCGAGGACGAAGTCCTCCACCGCATCGACAACGGCGTCGCCTGGATCACCCTCAACCGCCCCGAGGCGATGAACGCCGTCACCTGGGACCAGCGCGAGCGCGTCATCGCACTGCTTGCCGAGGCCTCCGCCGACCCCGCCGTGCGGGCCGTCGTCATCACCGCCACCGGCAAGGGCTTCTGCGCGGGCGCCGACCTGCGCGGCAGCCCGGGCGGAGCCGCCGCCGGCGAGCGCATCGCCGGTGACGTCGCCCGCATGATCCGCCTCGGCGCGCAGCGCCTGATCACCGCCGTGCTCGACTGCGAGAAGCCGGTCCTCGCCGCCGTCAACGGCACGGCCGCCGGTATCGGCGCCCATCTCGCCCTCGCCTGCGACCTCGTCATCGCCGCCGAACCGGCCCGCTTCATCGAGGTGTTCGTCCGCCGCGGGCTGGTCCCCGACGGCGGGGGCGCGTACCTGTTGCCGCGGCTGGTGGGCCCGCAGAAGGCCAAGGAGCTGATGTTCTTCGGCGACGCCGTCCCGGCGGCCGAGGCCGAGCGCCTGGGCCTGGTCAACCGGGTGGTGCCCGCCGAGGAGCTGGAGGCGACCGTCCGCGCGTGGGCCGAGCGGCTCGCGCAGGGACCCACCCGGGCGCTCGCCATGACCAAGCAGCTGGTCAACGCCTCCCTGGACGGCGACCGGGCGGCCGCGCTGGCCGCCGAGGCCACCGCTCAGGAGATCAACATGACCACGGCCGACGCGAACGAGGGGGTGGCGAGCTTCGTGGAGCGCCGCACGCCCAAGTACCTCGGCCGCTGA
- a CDS encoding cyclase family protein translates to MTLPAEFHDIAKRVNNWGRWGAADEIGTLNLITDEVVRGAAAEIRTGRRIPLALPLKEDGVQVGMIPGRINPLHTMVQINQELFGPGTVACSDDAVSMGLQAGTHWDALTHVSHSGKIYNGRPAGTITAHGRAEFSGIDKAGHIVSRGVLLDVARAKGLDRLPGGHAVTPGDLAEAEEFGGVTVRPGDIVLVRTGQIQVYLAGDKHGYGFPSPGLSVRTPEWFHARDVAAVANDTLTFEIFPPEIENLWLPVHALDLVEMGMHQGQNWNLEKLSTACAEENRYAFLLSAMPEPFVGGTGTPVAPVALL, encoded by the coding sequence ATGACCCTGCCCGCCGAGTTCCACGACATCGCCAAGCGCGTCAACAACTGGGGACGATGGGGCGCCGCCGACGAGATCGGCACCCTGAACCTGATCACCGACGAGGTGGTCCGGGGCGCCGCGGCGGAGATCCGTACCGGCCGCCGGATCCCGCTCGCCCTCCCGCTCAAGGAGGACGGGGTCCAGGTCGGCATGATCCCGGGCCGGATCAACCCACTGCACACGATGGTGCAGATCAACCAGGAGCTCTTCGGGCCCGGCACGGTGGCGTGCAGCGACGACGCCGTGAGCATGGGCCTCCAGGCGGGCACCCACTGGGACGCCCTCACCCACGTCTCGCACTCGGGAAAGATCTACAACGGCCGCCCGGCCGGCACCATCACGGCGCACGGCCGCGCCGAGTTCAGCGGCATCGACAAGGCCGGCCACATCGTCTCGCGCGGAGTCCTCCTCGACGTGGCGCGCGCGAAGGGGCTGGACCGGCTGCCGGGCGGCCACGCGGTGACGCCCGGGGACCTCGCGGAGGCCGAGGAGTTCGGCGGGGTGACCGTCCGCCCCGGCGACATCGTCCTGGTCCGCACCGGCCAGATACAGGTCTACCTGGCGGGCGACAAGCACGGCTACGGCTTCCCCTCGCCCGGGCTGTCGGTCCGCACACCCGAGTGGTTCCACGCGCGGGACGTGGCGGCCGTCGCGAACGACACCCTGACCTTCGAGATCTTCCCGCCGGAGATCGAGAACCTGTGGCTGCCCGTGCACGCCCTCGACCTGGTCGAGATGGGCATGCACCAGGGCCAGAACTGGAATCTCGAAAAGTTGTCCACAGCCTGTGCAGAAGAAAACCGCTACGCGTTCCTTCTCTCCGCGATGCCGGAACCGTTCGTCGGCGGTACCGGCACTCCGGTGGCCCCGGTGGCCCTCCTCTGA
- a CDS encoding ATP-binding protein: MQVLQVQLEVGADPAEVGRARRWARSRLAGSGIGDDEPLAETLILLISELVTNAVVHTGCPAVLRMLFGGPGVRVEVADASDRAPARRQACGEDTGGRGLELVDGLADRWGWSREGAGKQIWCEIDRAEKSASDCASEHHSDGAPECHSPVREPRVYL, encoded by the coding sequence GTGCAGGTGCTTCAGGTTCAGCTGGAGGTCGGAGCGGATCCCGCCGAGGTCGGCCGGGCCCGCCGGTGGGCCCGGTCCCGTTTGGCCGGGTCGGGCATAGGGGATGACGAGCCGCTCGCCGAGACGCTGATCCTGCTGATCTCCGAACTGGTCACGAACGCGGTCGTGCACACGGGCTGTCCGGCCGTGCTGAGGATGCTGTTCGGGGGGCCCGGGGTCCGGGTGGAGGTGGCCGACGCGAGCGACCGGGCACCGGCCCGCAGGCAGGCCTGCGGCGAGGACACGGGCGGGCGCGGCCTGGAGCTGGTCGACGGGCTGGCGGACCGCTGGGGCTGGTCGCGCGAGGGCGCGGGCAAACAGATCTGGTGCGAGATCGACCGTGCGGAGAAATCGGCCTCGGACTGCGCGTCCGAGCACCACTCGGACGGCGCGCCGGAATGTCACTCCCCGGTACGGGAACCGCGCGTGTACCTCTAA
- a CDS encoding acyl-CoA dehydrogenase family protein has protein sequence MEFSFGAEDEELRGRARAWLAEHLVGPYAGVLGLGGPGSEHEGIEARREWERELGRGGWIGQGWQADGWGNRRLSLTGQVVWAEEYAALRAPGRVGHIGENLLAPTLIAYGTPEQQGRFLPGIARGEELWCQGYSEPGAGSDLAGIRTAAVRDAADGRYRVTGQKIWTSLARDADWCFVLARTEPGSRRHRGLSFLLVRMDQPGRVEVRPIRQMSGTSEFNEVFFDGAVAAGVVGAEGDGWTVAMGLLALERGVSTLVQQIGFAAELERVLAAYAARAASGAGDPVLRDRLVRQWAELRTMRWNALRTLASSAGDPGAPSVAKLLWGGWHRRLGELAVEVRGAAATAGPAAWAPGLPYELGLDEEQRLFLFTRADTIYGGSDEIQRNIIAERVLGLPKESR, from the coding sequence GTGGAATTCAGCTTCGGGGCCGAGGACGAGGAGCTGCGCGGGCGCGCCCGGGCGTGGCTGGCGGAGCACCTCGTGGGCCCGTACGCGGGGGTCCTCGGCCTGGGCGGGCCGGGCAGCGAGCACGAGGGCATCGAAGCCCGGCGCGAGTGGGAGCGCGAGCTGGGCCGGGGAGGCTGGATCGGGCAGGGCTGGCAGGCCGACGGGTGGGGCAACCGCCGGCTGTCGCTGACCGGCCAGGTGGTGTGGGCCGAGGAGTACGCGGCCCTGCGCGCGCCCGGCCGGGTCGGCCACATCGGTGAGAACCTCCTCGCCCCGACGCTCATCGCCTACGGGACCCCCGAGCAGCAGGGCCGCTTCCTGCCCGGCATCGCGCGGGGCGAGGAGCTGTGGTGCCAGGGCTACAGCGAGCCGGGCGCCGGGTCCGACCTCGCGGGGATCCGTACGGCCGCGGTACGGGACGCGGCGGACGGGCGGTACCGGGTGACGGGCCAGAAGATCTGGACCTCGCTCGCCCGCGACGCGGACTGGTGCTTCGTCCTGGCCCGCACCGAGCCCGGCTCGCGCCGCCACCGGGGCCTGTCGTTCCTCCTCGTACGGATGGACCAGCCCGGCCGCGTCGAGGTCCGGCCGATCCGGCAGATGTCGGGGACGAGCGAGTTCAACGAGGTCTTCTTCGACGGAGCGGTCGCGGCCGGGGTCGTCGGCGCGGAGGGCGACGGCTGGACCGTGGCCATGGGGCTGCTCGCCCTGGAGCGGGGGGTCTCGACCCTGGTCCAGCAGATCGGGTTCGCGGCGGAACTGGAGCGGGTCCTGGCCGCCTACGCGGCGCGGGCCGCCTCCGGCGCCGGGGACCCCGTACTGCGGGACCGGCTGGTCCGGCAGTGGGCCGAGCTGCGCACGATGCGGTGGAACGCGCTGCGGACCCTGGCCTCCTCCGCGGGGGACCCCGGCGCGCCCAGCGTGGCCAAGCTGCTGTGGGGCGGCTGGCACCGGCGGCTCGGGGAGCTGGCGGTGGAGGTCCGAGGAGCTGCGGCCACCGCCGGGCCGGCGGCCTGGGCGCCCGGGCTGCCGTACGAACTCGGGCTCGACGAGGAGCAGCGCCTGTTCCTGTTCACCCGTGCCGACACCATCTACGGCGGCTCGGACGAGATCCAGCGGAACATCATCGCCGAGCGTGTGCTCGGCCTGCCTAAGGAGTCCAGGTGA
- a CDS encoding acetate--CoA ligase family protein → MLGSTHGTLTTDFRARVEACGESPRTAVHSSAAPSPDDAVPLDVSGRPLHADVPDLDRFFRPESVAVIGASDAEGRPNTGITRQLIAWAERVGARLHPVHPTRPTVFGLTCHASVADLPEQVDLAVLLVADPLPVIEELAETKVKFAVAFASGFAETGDAGAAAQERLGAAVRRSGLRLLGPNTNLNAFEEFREDLDGPAIALITQSGHQGRPVYTLQELGIRLSHWAPTGNEADLETSDFISYFAEQPEVGAIACYVEGLKDGRSFLLAADRAARNGVPVVAVKVGRTETGARMAASHTGKLTGADTVVDAAMRQFGVIRVDGLDELQDTAALLARARRPKAEGVVVYSISGGTGAHFSDLATEAGLTLPALSRAKQDELHQWIPEYLNVANPVDNGGHPVGDWRGRKIIDAILADPAVGVLICPITGPFPPMSDRLAQDLVDAAEQSDKLICVIWGSPVGTEEAYRTTLLGSSRVATFRTFGNCITAVRAYLGHHRFTTGYRSPFEDAPRTPSPSYRKAQALMRPSQQLSEHAAKQLLRAYGIRVPREQLVTSAAAAVRAAGLVGYPVVMKASGPQLGHKTELGLVKIGLTSASQIRDAYRELTDIARYENVPLDGILVCQMVERGVEMVVGVTQDDLFGPTVTVGLGGVLVEVLHDAAVRVPPFGEDQARAMLRELRGHALLEGVRGAPPADVDALVEVVLRIQRMALELGDELSELDINPLMVLPRGQGAVALDALAICR, encoded by the coding sequence ATGCTTGGATCTACTCACGGCACCCTCACCACCGACTTCCGCGCACGTGTCGAGGCCTGCGGGGAATCCCCCCGGACCGCCGTCCATTCGTCGGCGGCCCCCTCCCCCGACGACGCGGTTCCCCTGGACGTCAGCGGACGACCGCTGCACGCCGACGTGCCCGACCTGGACCGGTTCTTCCGGCCCGAGTCCGTCGCCGTCATCGGCGCCTCCGACGCCGAGGGCCGGCCCAACACCGGCATCACCCGCCAGCTCATCGCCTGGGCGGAGCGCGTCGGTGCCCGGCTCCACCCGGTACACCCCACCCGCCCCACCGTCTTCGGGCTGACCTGCCACGCCTCCGTGGCCGACCTGCCCGAACAGGTGGACCTCGCCGTCCTCCTCGTCGCCGACCCGCTCCCCGTCATCGAGGAACTGGCCGAGACCAAGGTCAAGTTCGCCGTCGCCTTCGCCTCCGGCTTCGCCGAGACAGGCGACGCGGGCGCCGCCGCCCAGGAGCGGCTCGGCGCCGCCGTCCGGCGCTCGGGCCTGCGCCTGCTGGGCCCCAACACCAACCTCAACGCCTTCGAGGAGTTCCGCGAGGACCTCGACGGCCCGGCGATCGCCCTGATCACCCAGTCCGGCCACCAGGGCCGGCCCGTCTACACCCTCCAGGAGCTGGGCATCCGGCTCTCCCACTGGGCGCCCACCGGCAACGAGGCGGACCTGGAGACCTCCGACTTCATCTCCTACTTCGCCGAGCAGCCCGAGGTCGGGGCCATCGCCTGCTACGTGGAGGGCCTGAAGGACGGCCGGTCCTTCCTGCTCGCCGCCGACCGGGCCGCGCGCAACGGGGTCCCCGTCGTCGCCGTCAAGGTCGGCCGCACCGAGACCGGCGCGCGCATGGCAGCCTCCCACACCGGGAAGCTGACCGGCGCCGACACCGTCGTGGACGCCGCCATGCGCCAGTTCGGCGTCATCCGCGTCGACGGTCTCGACGAGCTCCAGGACACCGCCGCGCTGCTCGCCCGGGCCCGCAGGCCCAAGGCCGAAGGCGTCGTCGTCTACTCCATCTCCGGCGGCACCGGGGCGCACTTCTCCGACCTGGCCACGGAGGCGGGCCTGACCCTGCCCGCCCTCTCGCGGGCCAAGCAGGACGAGCTCCACCAGTGGATCCCGGAGTACCTGAACGTCGCCAACCCCGTCGACAACGGCGGCCACCCGGTCGGCGACTGGCGCGGCCGGAAGATCATCGACGCGATCCTCGCCGACCCCGCGGTCGGCGTCCTGATCTGTCCGATCACCGGCCCCTTCCCGCCCATGAGCGACCGGCTCGCGCAGGACCTGGTGGACGCGGCCGAGCAGAGCGACAAGCTGATCTGCGTGATCTGGGGCTCCCCCGTCGGCACCGAGGAGGCCTACCGCACCACCCTCCTCGGCTCCTCCCGCGTGGCCACCTTCCGTACCTTCGGCAACTGCATCACCGCCGTACGCGCCTACCTCGGCCACCACCGCTTCACCACCGGATACCGCTCCCCCTTCGAGGACGCACCGCGGACGCCCTCGCCCTCGTACCGCAAGGCGCAGGCCCTCATGCGGCCGTCCCAGCAGCTCAGCGAGCACGCGGCAAAGCAGCTCCTGCGCGCCTACGGGATACGGGTCCCCCGCGAACAGCTGGTGACGAGCGCGGCGGCGGCCGTCCGCGCGGCCGGGCTGGTCGGCTACCCGGTGGTGATGAAGGCCTCGGGACCGCAGCTCGGGCACAAGACGGAGCTCGGCCTGGTGAAGATCGGCCTGACCTCGGCGAGCCAGATCCGCGACGCGTACCGGGAGCTGACCGACATCGCACGCTACGAGAACGTGCCGCTCGACGGGATCCTCGTCTGCCAGATGGTGGAGCGGGGCGTGGAGATGGTCGTCGGCGTCACCCAGGACGACCTCTTCGGCCCGACCGTGACGGTGGGACTGGGCGGGGTCCTGGTGGAGGTGCTCCACGACGCGGCGGTCCGTGTCCCGCCGTTCGGCGAGGACCAGGCGCGGGCCATGCTGAGGGAACTGCGCGGGCACGCGCTGCTGGAGGGCGTACGGGGGGCGCCCCCGGCCGATGTGGACGCCCTGGTGGAGGTCGTCCTGCGCATCCAGCGGATGGCCCTCGAACTGGGCGACGAGCTCTCCGAGCTGGACATCAACCCCCTGATGGTCCTCCCCCGGGGCCAGGGGGCGGTGGCCCTGGACGCCCTCGCCATCTGCCGTTGA
- a CDS encoding flavin reductase family protein, producing the protein MAATVVRYLRSVGSPTSASAQREPESVDALPRPDLRAVGEDERAPVSPAEFRAVLGNFASGVTVITAPPGKDEGGPAGFACQSFASLSLDPPLVTFMVARTSTTWPRIARAGVFCVNILGAEQGELCRSFAVSGADKFAGVTHTPAPVTGSPQLDAVPAWIDCRIQAVHTGGDHLIVVGRVVAMGAAGEGEPLLFHKGRFGRLAD; encoded by the coding sequence ATGGCGGCCACCGTCGTCCGATACCTCAGGTCAGTCGGCTCCCCCACCTCCGCCTCGGCGCAGCGGGAACCCGAGTCCGTCGACGCCCTGCCGCGTCCCGACCTGCGGGCCGTCGGCGAGGACGAGCGCGCGCCGGTGTCCCCCGCCGAGTTCCGGGCCGTCCTCGGGAACTTCGCCAGCGGGGTCACCGTCATCACCGCGCCGCCCGGTAAGGACGAGGGCGGCCCGGCCGGCTTCGCCTGCCAGTCCTTCGCCTCGCTGTCCCTCGATCCGCCCCTGGTCACCTTCATGGTGGCCCGTACGTCGACCACCTGGCCGCGGATCGCGCGCGCCGGGGTGTTCTGCGTCAACATCCTCGGGGCCGAACAGGGCGAGCTGTGCCGGTCCTTCGCCGTCAGCGGCGCGGACAAGTTCGCCGGGGTGACCCACACCCCCGCCCCCGTCACGGGATCTCCGCAGCTCGACGCCGTACCCGCCTGGATCGACTGCCGGATCCAGGCCGTCCACACCGGCGGGGACCACCTCATCGTGGTGGGCCGGGTCGTGGCCATGGGCGCGGCCGGCGAGGGCGAACCTCTCCTCTTCCACAAGGGCCGCTTCGGCCGCCTGGCCGACTGA